The Scophthalmus maximus strain ysfricsl-2021 chromosome 7, ASM2237912v1, whole genome shotgun sequence genome includes a window with the following:
- the mical3a gene encoding protein-methionine sulfoxide oxidase mical3a isoform X3 yields MGDGGAGATGGNGANRSHVLFDSFVQASTCKGTLKAFQELCDHTEVRPTEHRVFYHKLKSKLNYWKAKALWAKLDKRASHKEYKKGRACANSKCLIIGAGPCGLRTAIELAFLGARVVLLEKRDAFSRNNVLHLWPFTIQDLRGLGAKKFYGKFCAGAIDHISIRQLQLMLLKVALLLGIEIHVNVEFKGLIEPPGDQETERIGWRAEVHPRTHPVNELEFDVIIGADGRRNTLPGFGRKEFRGKLAIAITANFINRHTSAEAKVEEISGVAFIFNQKFFQDLREATGIDLENIVYYKDDTHYFVMTAKKQSLLEKGVILHDYADTEMLLSRANVDQAALLSYAREAADFSTSQQLPTLDFAINHYGQPDVAMFDFTCMYASENAAMVRQRNGHQLLVALVGDSLLEPFWPMGTGIARGFLAAMDSGWMVKSWAQGKTPLEVLAERESIYRLLPQTTTENISKNFNQYCVDPTTRYPNISLNFLKPSQVRHLIDTGESREMRIEIENVINSSTPKLARNENCLLDKQSQESIARSSKLLNWCQRQTEGYRNVKVTDLTMSWKSGLALCALIHRYRPDLIDFDSLDERDQEKNNQLGFDVAEKEFCISPCMTGKEMSSVVEPDKLSMVMYLSQFYEMFKDTVPPGDKQNMSPEEKAALIASTKSPISFLSKLGQSIAISRKRNPKDKKEKDVDGLGKRRKTSQSEDEELSRASRDDRPCVPALQSERKMDCAAVGNHNKVKVMATQLLAKFEENAPAQHSGLKRQGDSLPNLDRLLPPSPPRPSVKEPVRLAPVPAWRKRRTQQQEQLSIRYKEMIKCQTLPGKGGEQARSGADPLSSSGSRSCPKKTILLPSSSSTSSLSLHSEHFSKSEEEEELEYYERPLKHGEWEPLQPTDPGPIHIPGIQERADRLVSRFKDKPDKLPKPKKKPSRFFLERWYLSRGLTESPVSSPDSCRKESAGPLHSDDPTPLYGLSIQERAEQLAAQFERKPPVGPQKKPSCLFTEQWHLARAQTPPGSPPSSSDALRQRYVRMYTGGVSSLAEQIASQLQSQEDPKPLPEKRDLGSLRKDFPVNIGGSDVCFFCRKRVYVMERLSAEGKFFHRSCFKCDYCNTTLRLSSYAFDVEDGKFYCKPHYCYRLSGYAQRKRPAPSPAPITAKENLTPQSSPSAVDAPGRAMAAAAPSSELQPSVPEVNGLQEPSLAKRLRGTPERIELENYRLSLQREEELEEVPEETLAEHNLSSVLDKATDADLGSSSSESDMEEEDEQEDQDLDQDQEEEEAEDQQLASPSDLGGVPWKEAVELHAKLRGDPGDEDDEEGEGEGEHDALGDAASRNGELDEEEEEEEEEDEDDEESSDEGDYCPWDKELQSGLWLEKYLTDEEDVGTFKARNLPLQQVLQPVDPQAIPGLVRTHRDPEGDKDGRPASASQLSHPSELTQPSSAAPAHTSARHEAVRVWLESMSGEPCEDEDLEAEANSPDMEPGTEMDQDDIPSDAEAESRLHQSEDAGALPEEDKKSESVGVSSGVEPSSISPMQKDVVLSPLEPPPEPETQILLVKSPGTRFFSDPFIPEETTAERTAPSPAARSPLCPSPVPSPPAAAAAAASPVNVSAASPPSSPTRSPVASPLKPAIKSPVRSPVRSPVSPPIRSQPTPLPETRTPISPVYPHRSICPLTGNPLSPICAQPLPCHEPSSPLTSDSPVRTQPVPAVTSTPMGQTDRGTPEPSKSIDSSTEEAKKTDIIEEFWQKSAEIRKSLGLTPLDRSSKIFEKSVVKEAPSQDPTPVKAPGVSEEQKPAFTGRAVIRRLNITLEGQVITPVAPAELKSNGSDKRDLSSSSGLGLNGSMATSQTANSDSYTMSDSTMLTPPSSPPPPVPANQSPAVFRQQRHQVSWSNGTERLPPERVKEPQKSRTPVPAPRTQLSPASQPKPAPRKVPSPQAAAEAAPEVAPDAAHEAAPVVVMRVKKKPRSEEVRKSFVETVEEIPFADDVEETYDERTPETSMNRYYTPPTSKPSRVKPPLHLALAMENGKPNIPASKAQRATQFSPEAKEIAEERIRAREKSVKSQALKEAMAKQLNRMKESDIDKGASPKVAWSATPDAAGKSKKPAASPKSSAVKALEKKTETLPERFFSSNKSLDSSVASSDGSSAGKSKKRSSLFSPRKNKKEKKAKNDGSRLSGADETPPKHKSLWKAVFSGYKKDKKKKDDKSCPSTPSSSSTTQDSGKKGTSPTGKSSDLKSRRNLSFSEDSDLSCDDVLERSSQKSKADRHADIFDLVSDIQKETIKEQGLEKERRRELKEKRRAKERQKEREREKEVAREKDKDDEEKTYTEEELNAKLTRRVQKAARRQAKQEELKRLHRAQIIQRQLEQVEEKQRQLEERGVAVEKALRGEAGLYKGTYTLPKQHKRRSDYWGDSNYSEILDLHLGVEPFVGMPRQRRALSFCPCCSPEGMGKKDDPKLMQEWFKLVQEKNALVRYESELMIFARELELEDRQSRLQQELRERMAVEDHLKTDKELAQERQILNEMLEVVEQRDALVALLEEQRLREKEEDKDLEGVMLSKGFNLNWV; encoded by the exons ATGGGGGATGGAGGTGCTGGTGCCACCGGAGGAAACGGGGCGAATCGGTCCCACGTCCTGTTCGACAGCTTCGTCCAGGCGTCCACGTGCAAGGGCACGCTCAAGGCCTTCCAGGAGCTGTGCGACCACACAGAGGTCAGGCCCACGGAGCACCGGGTCTTCTATCACAAGCTCAAGTCCAAGCTCAACTACTGGAAGGCCAAGGCGCTCTGGGCCAAGCTGGACAAGAGGGCCAGCCACAAGGAGTACAAGAAGGGTCGCGCCTGTGCCAACTCAAAG TGTCTGATCATCGGTGCGGGGCCATGCGGCTTACGTACCGCCATCGAGCTGGCCTTCCTGGGGGCCAGAGTGGTGCTGCTGGAGAAGAGAGACGCCTTCTCCAGGAACAACGTGCTGCACCTCTGGCCCTTCACCATCCAGGACCTCAGGGGCCTCGGGGCCAAGAAGTTCTACGGGAAGTTCTGTGCCGGTGCCATCGATCATATCA GTATTCGTCAGCTCCAGCTGATGCTGCTCAAAGTGGCTCTCCTCCTGGGCATTGAGATCCATGTCAACGTAGAGTTCAAGGGTCTCATTGAGCCCCCCGGCGATCAAGAAACTGAAA GGATAGGCTGGAGGGCTGAGGTCCACCCCAGGACGCACCCTGTCAACGAGCTGGAGTTCGATGTCATCATCGGAGCAGACGGAAGGAGAAATACCTTACCAG GGTTTGGGCGTAAGGAGTTCCGGGGCAAGCTCGCGATCGCCATCACCGCCAACTTCATCAACAGGCACACGTCGGCGGAGGCAAAGGTTGAAGAGATCAGCGGTGTGGCCTTCATCTTCAACCAGAAGTTCTTTCAAGACCTCCGAGAAGCCACAG GTATTGACCTGGAAAACATCGTTTACTACAAGGATGACACGCACTACTTTGTGATGACTGCCAAAAAGCAGAGCCTGTTGGAGAAAGGAGTCATTCTGCAT GACTATGCGGACACAGAGATGCTGCTTTCCCGAGCTAACGTAGACCAGGCCGCCCTGCTCTCTTACGCCCGAGAGGCTGCGGATTTCTCCACCAGCCAACAGCTGCCCACACTGGACTTTGCCATCAACCACTACGGCCAGCCGGATGTGGCCATGTTCGACTTCACCTGCATGTACGCCTCGGAGAACGCCGCCATGGTGCGCCAGCGCAACGGCCACCAGCTGCTGGTGGCGCTGGTGGGCGACAGCCTGTTGGAG CCCTTCTGGCCCATGGGCACCGGCATCGCCCGAGGTTTCCTGGCGGCCATGGACTCAGGCTGGATGGTGAAGAGCTGGGCTCAAGGAAAAACCCCACTGGAGGTGCTGGCTGAGAG GGAGAGTATCTACCGCCTGCTGCCCCAGACCACAACGGAAAACATCAGCAAGAACTTCAATCAGTACTGCGTGGATCCGACCACGCGCTACCCCAACATAAGCCTTAACTTCCTTAAGCCCAGCCAG GTTCGGCATCTCATCGACACGGGGGAGTCGAGGGAAATGCGCATAGAAATAGAGAACGTTATCAACTCGTCGACGCCCAAGTTGGCCAGGAATG AAAATTGCCTGCTTGACAAGCAGTCGCAAG AATCCATCGCTCGATCTAGTAAGCTGCTCAACTGGTGCCAGAGACAAACGGAGGGATACAGGAATGTTAAAGTCACAGACCTCACCATGTCCTGGAAGAGCGGTCTGGCCCTGTGTGCCCTCATCCACCGGTATAGACCGGATCTCAT TGACTTTGACTCGCTGGACGAGCGCGACCAGGAAAAGAACAACCAGTTGGGCTTCGACGTGGCGGAGAAGGAGTTTTGCATATCGCCCTGCATGACTGGCAAGGAGATGTCTTCCGTGGTGGAGCCAGACAAACTCTCCATGGTCATGTACCTCAGCCAGTTTTATGAGATGTTCAAGGACACAGTGCCACCCGGAG ATAAGCAAAACATGAGTCCGGAGGAGAAGGCAGCACTGATAGCCAGCACCAAGTCTCCCATCTCGTTCCTCAGCAAACTGGGTCAGAGCATAGCGATATCCAGGAAACGGAATCCAAAG gacaaaaaagagaaggatgTGGACGGTTtggggaagagaaggaaaaccAGTCAGTCTGAAGAT gaGGAATTATCCAGGGCCAGTCGTGACGACAGGCCGTGCGTCCCCGCTCTCCAGTCTGAGAGAAAAATGGACTGTGCCGCTGTGGGGAACCACAACAAAGTCAAGGTCATGGCCACCCAGCTGCTCGCCAAGTTCGAGGAGAACGCCCCTGCCCAGCACTCAGGACTCAAACGACAG GGGGACTCGCTGCCCAATCTGGACCGCCTTttgcccccctccccgccccggCCCTCTGTGAAAGAGCCGGTGCGCCTGGCACCTGTTCCCGCCTGGAGAAAG AGacgcacacagcagcaggagcagctgagcATTCGCTACAAAGAAATGATCAAGTGTCAGACGCTGCCCGGTAAAGGGGGGGAGCAG GCCAGAAGTGGCGCGGACCCACTGTCCAGCTCGGGCTCTCGGAGTTGCCCAAAGAAAACCATTCtgctcccttcttcctcctccacttcctcgctctctcttcacTCAGAG CATTTCAGcaaaagtgaggaggaagaggagcttgAATACTACGAAAGGCCTCTGAAACACGGG GAGTGGGAGCCTCTGCAGCCGACAGACCCGGGACCCATTCACATACCTGGTATACAGGAGAGGGCCGACCGCCTGGTGTCACGGTTTAAGGACAAACCTGACAAGCTGCCGAAG CCCAAGAAAAAGCCGTCCCGCTTCTTTTTAGAGCGGTGGTACTTGTCCCGAGGCCTAACAGAGAGTCCAGTATCCTCTCCTGACTCCTGTAGAAAG GAGTCAGCAGGGCCCCTGCACTCTGACGACCCAACGCCCTTATATGGGCTTAGTATTCAGGAGAGGGCCGAGCAACTTGCCGCTCAGTTTGAGCGCAAGCCGCCAGTTGGACCACAG AAAAAACCCTCTTGTTTATTTACGGAACAATGGCACCTGGCCCGAGCCCAGACTCCGCCCGGCTCGCCCCCCTCGTCCTCTGACGCCCTCCGACAG CGCTATGTAAGGATGTACACGGGGGGAGTTAGCTCACTGGCTGAGCAGATAGCCAGTCAGCTTCAGTCTCAGGAAGACCCCAAGCCCCTGCCTGAAAAGAGGGATTTG GGCTCCCTGAGAAAGGATTTCCCGGTCAACATCGGCGGCAGCGACGTCTGCTTCTTCTGTCGAAAGCGCGTGTACGTGATGGAGAGGCTGAGCGCCGAGGGGAAGTTCTTCCACCGCAGCTGCTTCAAGTGCGACTACTGCAACACCACACTGCGACTGTCCTCTTATGCCTTCGACGTGGAGGACG GGAAATTTTACTGCAAGCCGCACTACTGTTACCGACTGTCTGGCTACGCCCAGAGAAAGAGGCCTGCTCCCTCCCCTGCTCCAATCACAGCGAAG GAGAACCTGACGCCCCAGTCCTCCCCATCGGCCGTAGACGCCCCAGGAAGGGCGATGGCAGCGGCGGCCCCCTCGTCCGAGCTCCAGCCCTCAG TGCCGGAGGTCAACGGACTGCAGGAGCCGAGCCTGGCCAAGCGCCTGCGTGGCACTCCGGAGCGCATCGAGCTGGAGAACTACCGCCTGTcgctgcagagggaggaggagctggaggaggtgccCGAGGAGACGCTGGCCGAGCACAACCTCAGCAGTGTGCTGGACAAGGCCACAGACGCCGACCTGGGCTCCAG TAGCTCAGAGtcagacatggaggaggaggatgagcaggaggaccaggacctggatcaggatcaggaggaggaggaggcggaagacCAACAGCTTGCCAGCCCCTCGGACCTCGGCGGCGTTCCCTGGAAGGAGGCGGTGGAGCTCCACGCCAAGCTGAGGGGCGACCCCGGCGACGAAGAcgacgaggagggagagggagagggggagcaCGATGCTCTGGGCGACGCGGCCAGCAGGAACGGCGAAttagatgaagaagaagaggaggaggaggaggaggatgaagatgacgaggagTCGAGCGATG AGGGGGATTACTGCCCCTGGGACAAAGAGCTCCAGTCCGGCCTCTGGCTGGAGAAGTACCTCACAGACGAAGAGGATGTTGGTACATTTAaag CCAGGAACCTGCCGCTCCAACAGGTCCTGCAGCCGGTGGATCCCCAGGCCATTCCAGGTCTGGTGCGAACACACCGCGACCCTGAGGGAGACAAGGATGGCCGGCCGGCCTCGGCCTCCCAACTCTCCCATCCCTCTGAGCTCACACAGCCCTCCTCCGCAG CACCTGCCCACACATCCGCCCGACACGAGGCAGTGAGAGTCTGGTTGGAGTCCATGTCTGGAG AACCGTGTGAGGACGAAGACCTGGAGGCAGAAGCCAACAGCCCAGATATGGAGCCCGGAACAGAGATGGACCAGG ACGACATCCCTTCAGACGCAGAAGCCGAGTCTCGTCTGCACCAGTCGGAGGACGCTGGAGCACTTCCTGAAGAAGACAAGAAATCTGAGAGTGTGGGAGTGTCCTCCGGCGTTG AACCCTCCAGCATCAGCCCGATGCAGAAGGATGTTGTCCTCTCACCTCTCGAACCGCCACCAGAGcctgagacacag aTACTTCTTGTGAAGTCGCCCGGCACTCGCTTTTTCTCGGATCCGTTCATACCCGAGGAAACGACGGCCGAGAGGACAGCTCCTTCCCCGGCTGCCAGGAGCCCGCTGTGCCCTTCGCCcgtcccttctcctcctgctgctgccgctgctgccgcttcTCCCGTCAATGTCTCTGCCGCATCGCCTCCCAGTTCGCCCACCAGATCGCCTGTCGCCTCCCCACTCAAGCCTGCAATCAAGTCCCCCGTCAGATCCCCCGTCAGGTCTCCCGTTAGCCCACCGATCCGCTCCCAGCCCACCCCCCTACCGGAGACGCGCACTCCTATATCTCCCGTCTACCCTCACCGCTCCATTTGCCCTCTCACGGGTAACCCCCTCTCCCCAATCTGTGCGCAGCCGTTGCCTTGTCACGAACCGTCGTCGCCGCTCACCTCGGATTCTCCCGTCAGAACTCAGCCTGTCCCCGCGGTCACCTCCACGCCCATGGGCCAGACTGACAGGGGCACGCCGGAGCCCTCAAAGTCTATAGATTCCTCGACGGAGGAAGCTAAGAAGACCGATATCATCGAGGAATTTTGGCAAAAGAGCGCCGAGATAAGGAAAAGCCTCGGCCTGACTCCTTTGGATCGCAGTAGCAAAATCTTCGAAAAGAGCGTCGTTAAGGAGGCTCCGTCGCAGGACCCCACCCCTGTCAAGGCACCAGGTGTGTCAGAGGAGCAGAAGCCTGCCTTTACTGGCCGCGCTGTCATTCGCAGGCTCAACATCACTCTCGAGGGTCAGGTAATTACGCCCGTTGCCCCTGCCGAGCTCAAGAGTAATGGCTCTGATAAGAGGGacctcagcagcagctctggctTGGGGTTGAACGGCAGCATGGCCACGAGTCAGACGGCGAACAGCGACAGCTACACCATGTCCGACTCCACGATGCTCACCCCGCCCTCCAGCCCGCCGCCACCCGTGCCTGCAAATCAGTCTCCAGCCGTGTTCAGGCAGCAGAGACACCAGGTGTCCTGGAGCAACGGAACAGAAAGACTTCCACCGGAGCGCGTCAAAGAGCCACAAAAATCCAGGACTCCTGTTCCCGCGCCGCGGACCCAGCTGAGCCCCGCGTCTCAGCCCAAGCCTGCGCCCAGGAAAGTGCCATCGCCCCAGGCAGCTGCGGAAGCGGCTCCCGAAGTGGCTCCCGATGCGGCTCATGAAGCAGCTCCAGTGGTCGTCATGAGGGTGAAGAAGAAGCCCCGGtcggaggaggtgaggaagtcGTTTgtggagacggtggaggagATTCCGTTTGCCGATGACGTGGAGGAGACGTACGACGAGCGGACGCCGGAAACGAGCATGAACAGGTATTACACTCCACCCACCAGCAAGCCCAGCAGAGTGAAACCTCCTCTGCATCTGGCGCTGGCAATGGAGAACGGTAAACCCAACATCCCGGCTTCTAAGGCACAGAGGGCGACTCAATTCTCTCCAGAGGCCAAGGAGATCGCCGAGGAGAGAATCCGGGCCAGAGAAAAGTCTGTCAAGAGCCAGGCGCTGAAGGAGGCCATGGCCAAGCAGCTGAACAGAATGAAAGAATCCGACATTGACAAGGGCGCCTCGCCCAAAGTGGCCTGGAGCGCAACGCCGGACGCCGcgggaaaaagtaaaaagccgGCCGCATCACCGAAGTCGTCGGCCGTGAAAGCCCTCGAGAAGAAGACGGAGACTCTGCCCGAGCGCTTCTTCAGCAGCAACAAGAGCCTGGACAGCTCAGTGGCCTCGTCCGACGGCTCCTCCGCCGGCAAGAGCAAGAAGCGCAGCTCGCTCTTCTCGCCGCGCAAGAataagaaggagaaaaaggccAAGAACGACGGCAGCAGGCTCTCCGGCGCCGACGAGACGCCGCCCAAGCACAAGTCGCTGTGGAAGGCAGTGTTCTCCGGCTacaagaaggacaagaagaagaaggacgacAAATCGTGTCCGAGCACGCcgtccagcagctccaccacTCAGGACTCTGGCAAGAAGGGAACATCGCCAACCGGGAAATCATCAG ATTTGAAATCCCGCAGAAACTTGAGCTTCTCCGAGGACTCTGACCTGTCGTGCGACGACGTCCTCGAGCGATCCTCCCAGAAGTCGAAGGCAGAT CGGCACGCGGACATCTTTGACCTCGTGTCAGACATTCAGAAGGAGACGATAAAGGAGCAGgggctggagaaggagaggaggagggagttaaaggaaaaaaggagggcgaaagagaggcagaaagagagagagcgggagaaagaGGTTGCTCGAGAAAAGGACAAAGACGACGAGGAG AAAACCTACACGGAGGAAGAGCTGAACGCCAAGC